One genomic segment of candidate division KSB1 bacterium includes these proteins:
- a CDS encoding DNA recombination protein RmuC, which produces MSTASLLLFAAMTLAVIATLGIMHARQERRWREFEKRHPDAPALSVITQWLQDMRGSLERSTAVMQQQMQATQRSIAERLDAAAQALSMVHHDLGQMQEIGRQMREFQDFFRSPKLRGNIGEQVLRELLEQVLPRACFRLQHRFANGQVVDAVIVSDKGLIPIDAKFPLEDYRQMRAARSEDERAVFARNFVRTIRRHIDTISEKYIAPAEGTVDFALMYVPSEVVYYEIIAGDYSLLAHAQQRRVVVVSPNSFYLFLHVVLMGLEGQRIEETARRILQALDALRHDAGRLGEGLRLLNTHVNNARAALERVNNDFALLTSKIEGMRQLRPGEDHAQAKLPGEGV; this is translated from the coding sequence ATGTCCACCGCTTCCCTGCTCCTTTTTGCCGCCATGACGCTGGCCGTCATCGCCACCTTGGGCATCATGCACGCACGCCAGGAGCGGCGCTGGCGGGAATTCGAGAAGCGCCACCCGGATGCCCCCGCCTTGAGCGTCATTACCCAGTGGCTGCAGGACATGCGCGGCAGCTTAGAACGGAGCACGGCGGTCATGCAGCAGCAGATGCAGGCCACCCAGCGCAGCATCGCCGAGCGCCTGGATGCCGCGGCCCAGGCGCTGAGCATGGTGCATCACGACTTGGGGCAGATGCAAGAAATCGGCCGGCAGATGCGGGAGTTTCAGGACTTTTTCCGTTCCCCCAAGCTGCGCGGCAATATCGGCGAGCAGGTATTGCGCGAGCTACTGGAGCAGGTGCTCCCCCGCGCCTGCTTTCGCTTGCAGCATCGCTTTGCCAACGGGCAGGTGGTGGACGCAGTCATCGTCAGCGACAAAGGGCTGATCCCCATCGACGCCAAGTTTCCGCTGGAAGACTACCGACAGATGCGCGCTGCCCGCAGCGAAGACGAACGCGCCGTGTTTGCGCGGAACTTTGTACGCACCATCCGCCGCCACATCGACACCATCAGCGAAAAGTACATCGCCCCTGCCGAGGGGACGGTCGATTTTGCACTCATGTACGTGCCTTCCGAGGTCGTCTACTACGAGATCATCGCCGGCGACTACTCCCTGCTGGCGCATGCGCAGCAGCGGCGCGTGGTGGTGGTCTCGCCCAACAGCTTCTACCTCTTTCTCCACGTGGTGCTGATGGGCTTAGAAGGACAGCGCATCGAGGAGACTGCGCGACGCATCCTCCAGGCCCTGGACGCGCTCCGCCACGATGCCGGACGCCTTGGCGAGGGTTTGCGCCTGCTCAATACGCACGTCAACAACGCTCGCGCCGCCCTGGAGCGGGTCAACAACGACTTTGCGCTACTCACCAGCAAGATCGAGGGAATGCGCCAGTTGCGCCCGGGGGAGGATCATGCACAAGCCAAGCTGCCTGGCGAGGGCGTGTGA
- a CDS encoding RNA polymerase sigma factor RpoD/SigA translates to MPSSKKRRDRAEGHSLDRYLREIAREPLLSPSEEVELARLARQGDTAALERLTKANLRFVVSVAKQFQNQGLALGDLINEGNLGLIKAATRFDETRGFRFISYAVWWIRQAILQALAEQSRVVRLPLNRVGALTRIGKAFSALEQEYEREPSPQEVAGVLEMSPVDVTDALRFAGRHVSLSAPYFADDGTLLLDTIPNPDIPAPDSPLVEKSLQEEIEAALSRLTAREAEIIRLYYGLDQEPALTLEEIGTRLGLTRERVRQIKEKALRKLRRFAKGRGLRSYLG, encoded by the coding sequence ATGCCATCCTCCAAGAAACGCCGCGATCGCGCGGAGGGCCATTCCTTGGACAGGTATCTCCGGGAGATCGCGCGGGAACCTCTCCTTTCTCCCAGCGAGGAGGTGGAGCTTGCGCGCCTGGCGCGGCAAGGCGATACCGCGGCCTTGGAGCGTTTGACCAAGGCGAACCTTCGCTTTGTGGTCAGCGTCGCCAAGCAATTTCAGAACCAAGGTCTGGCGTTGGGCGACCTCATCAACGAAGGCAATTTGGGGCTCATCAAGGCGGCGACGCGCTTTGACGAGACCCGAGGGTTCCGCTTCATTTCCTATGCGGTGTGGTGGATCCGGCAGGCGATACTGCAGGCCCTTGCCGAGCAATCGCGCGTTGTGCGTCTGCCGCTGAACCGTGTGGGTGCGCTGACCCGCATCGGCAAAGCGTTCTCCGCGCTGGAACAGGAGTACGAGCGCGAACCTTCGCCGCAAGAGGTGGCCGGGGTCTTGGAGATGAGCCCTGTGGATGTGACTGACGCCCTCCGCTTCGCCGGCCGCCACGTCTCGCTCAGCGCCCCTTACTTCGCCGACGACGGCACCTTGCTTCTCGATACCATTCCCAACCCGGACATCCCTGCTCCGGACTCACCGTTGGTCGAGAAGTCCTTGCAAGAAGAGATCGAGGCTGCCCTTTCCCGGCTCACTGCCCGCGAAGCGGAAATCATCCGCCTCTACTATGGCTTAGACCAGGAACCCGCGCTCACCCTGGAGGAAATCGGCACCAGGCTCGGCTTGACCAGGGAGCGCGTGCGGCAGATCAAAGAAAAGGCACTTCGCAAGTTGCGCCGCTTTGCCAAAGGAAGAGGATTGCGTTCCTACCTGGGCTGA